GACGCCGCTTTCCGCCAGCAAGAACTACATGGATCTGAAGTTCGCGGCGACCGAGGCGCTGACGCCGGGCCTGCACTTCAAGTTGATTGAATCGGTGGCGGATCACATTTGCGACACGCTCTTTCTGTCCGACCCGCGGGTGGACGCGGTCTCCGTGAAAATCGTGAAACTTGCCATCGCCGAAGGGGCGGAGAAAATCGGCATGACGCTGACGCGGGACCGGCTCGGGTGATGCAGGCCGAACTTCGGGTCGACATGCTCCCCGGCCCGGCGATCGAAGCGGCCGCGGCATTTCACGGCGAATGGGCAGGCAAGGCCTTGGCGATGCTTTCCGGGAAGTGCGCCGCGCTGGCGATCGTGCTGCCGCCGGCGGCCGGCGACCACGGGGACTGGCGCCTCGCCGCTGCGCGCGATCTTGCCCGGCGTGCCGCGCCGTGCAGAGTCAACCTGGTTGCGGGGGATGATGCTGCGTCGATCGCCGCGGTACTGGACTACCTGGCCTGTGCGCCCGGGGTCACGGGCCAGTATTTGCGGGTTGCGCAGACTTAGCCGATGCGACCACGCAGGCGGGCCAGAGTTTCGTCCTCACGCGTGATCAGGGCGATCACTGCATCGCGCGTGGCACCCACGGCATCGCGCGGCCCCCCTTCGAGCGTGGCATCGGCCCACAGGATGTCGAGCTCTGCCAGCGCGACGGCCGCGCGGCTGCGCAGCGAATCGAGATCGGCCAGCGCGACCTGGGCGGCGGCCCAGCTGTCGCTTCCGGTCGATCCGGCGCCGCGCGCGAGACGCTCCGCCGCCGGCGCAGATCGGATGAATTCGGCGTGGATGGACTGTGCGTCCCGCATCAATGTGTCGAGCCGGGCAACGAGGTCGGCGCTGGGAGCAGGCTCCGCTACGGGAGGCGCAGGATCGGCCGGTGGGCCGAATGTGCCGGATGCGCGTTCCGCCGGGCGCTGCGCAAGCGAGGGATAGTCACCCGAACTGGCGCAGGCGCCCAGCATGAGCGACGGGACGATCAGAGCAAGGCGTTGGATGTTCTTCACGCCAACCCCCTTAGCATGGCGGCTGGCGGAGCAAAGGGCGGGTTGAGCGGGCCATGGCCGTTGACTTCATGCGGCCCATCGCTTAACGGCCCTCGTCTTTCCGGGGCCTTCGGGCGTTCCGGTCCTGCCGCCTTGCATGGGGTGGCTACATACATAAGCGGAAAGTGAATTACCCATGTTCGCAGTAGTGCGTACTGGCGGCAAGCAATACCGGGTTGCCGCCGGCGACAAGATCGCAGTCGAGAAGCTGGCAGGCGATGCCGGCGATACCGTGACGCTGGGCGATGTCCTGCTCGCGGGTGAGGGCGATTCGCTCGCCGACGCTGCAAAGACGGTCGTTTCGGCGGAGATCATCGCCCAGGCGAAGAGCGAAAAGGTCGTCGTTTTCAAGAAGCGCCGCCGCCATAACTATCGTCGCAAGGCGGGCCACCGCCAGCAGATGACCCTGCTCCGCATCGTTTCGGTCGGCGATTCTAAGGCCGAAAAGGCTGCGCCCAAGGCCGCCGCCGCCCCGAAGGCCGATGCCGCCGCGCAGGCGAGCGAACCGGCAAAGGGCGTCGACACCGCCAAGGCGACCAAGGCGAAGGCCGCCGCGCCGGTGAAGGATACGGGCATCGCCGGCGAAGGCACTGTGGACGCTGCTCCCGCCAAGACGAAGCCGGCTGCCAAGAAGGCCGCCGCTCCGAAGACCGACAGCGAATAAGGTAGGACGAGACAATGGCACATAAAAAAGCAGGCGGTTCGTCCCGCAACGGCCGCGACAGCGCGGGGCGCCGCCTCGGCGTCAAGAAGTTCGGCAGCCAGGAAGTGATCCCGGGCAACATCATCGTGCGCCAGCGCGGTACCAAGTTCTATCCCGGCACCGGTGTCGGCATGGGCAAGGACCACACGCTGTTCGCGCTGACCGAAGGCCGCGTCCGATTCCATTCGGGCAAGCTCGGCCGTAAATACGTATCGGTCGACATGATGGCCCAGGCCGCAGAGTAACCGGACGGACCGATAACGGGGCCGTCCACGGGATGGCCCCCCGCCGGGATTCGCGATTCCGGCAGATAGAGGGAGAAGGGGCCAGCCCGAGCAATCGGGAGGCTCCATCTCCCTCTTGTCGCTTTCTCCCTCGATCGCTGGCGTCCTTCGCAAGGGGACGTCGCCACGAGAATGTCACGCGCCCCCACTAACGGGCGGGCGCGGACGAGGAGGAGAAGGCAAGGTGTTCCATCGCACGACAAGGCTGTTCCTCAGGCCTGCGTGGCCGGAGGATTGGGAAGCGGTCCTTGGGGGCATCGCGGATGAAGGGGTCGTTCGAAACCTCGCCCGCGCGCCGTGGCCCTATGGCCCTGACGATGCCGCGTCGTTCGTATCGCGCGCGCAGGAGCCGATGGCGCCGGACTTCCTGGTGATTCACGCCGCCAGCGGCACGGCCATCGGATGCGCCGGGCTGGGTGCCGTTGGGGCCGAGGTGGAACTGGGCTACTGGATCGCCCGCCAGCACTGGGGCAGGGGCTATGCCACCGAAGCCGGGGCAGGTGTGATCGAAGTCGCCCGCGCGCTCGGGCACCGCCGGGTGACGGCTGGGCACTTCACCGACAATCCCGCTTCGGGACGCGTGCTCCGCAAACTGGGCTTCCGATCGACCGGCCAGATCCGCCCCCGGATGAGCTGCGCGCGCGGGCACGCTGTGCCGTCCGTCGAGTACGTGCGCGATCTGGCGAACGACGACACCGCGCCGCGAATGCGCGCCGCGTAGATACGAAAAGACGCCGCCCTGGCGCTGGCCGGGGCGGCGTCCTGTCCGTAATGGCCGCGCTCAGGCGCTGGGGAGAAGGGCGTCGGCGAAGTCGCCTTCATATTTCGCGATGAGGTGGCGGTCGTCTTCGTTCCACGGATGGAAGCCGGGCAGGAAGTACGCCAGCCATGGCAGG
This sequence is a window from Tsuneonella aeria. Protein-coding genes within it:
- a CDS encoding dihydroneopterin aldolase, translated to MADSLILEVADLEVDVLTGIYSEETGKPQPLRISITAHMKPAPRYEPETPLSASKNYMDLKFAATEALTPGLHFKLIESVADHICDTLFLSDPRVDAVSVKIVKLAIAEGAEKIGMTLTRDRLG
- the rpmA gene encoding 50S ribosomal protein L27, with the translated sequence MAHKKAGGSSRNGRDSAGRRLGVKKFGSQEVIPGNIIVRQRGTKFYPGTGVGMGKDHTLFALTEGRVRFHSGKLGRKYVSVDMMAQAAE
- a CDS encoding GNAT family N-acetyltransferase translates to MFHRTTRLFLRPAWPEDWEAVLGGIADEGVVRNLARAPWPYGPDDAASFVSRAQEPMAPDFLVIHAASGTAIGCAGLGAVGAEVELGYWIARQHWGRGYATEAGAGVIEVARALGHRRVTAGHFTDNPASGRVLRKLGFRSTGQIRPRMSCARGHAVPSVEYVRDLANDDTAPRMRAA
- the rplU gene encoding 50S ribosomal protein L21 is translated as MFAVVRTGGKQYRVAAGDKIAVEKLAGDAGDTVTLGDVLLAGEGDSLADAAKTVVSAEIIAQAKSEKVVVFKKRRRHNYRRKAGHRQQMTLLRIVSVGDSKAEKAAPKAAAAPKADAAAQASEPAKGVDTAKATKAKAAAPVKDTGIAGEGTVDAAPAKTKPAAKKAAAPKTDSE
- a CDS encoding Rossmann fold domain-containing protein, whose translation is MQAELRVDMLPGPAIEAAAAFHGEWAGKALAMLSGKCAALAIVLPPAAGDHGDWRLAAARDLARRAAPCRVNLVAGDDAASIAAVLDYLACAPGVTGQYLRVAQT